The proteins below come from a single Tsuneonella deserti genomic window:
- a CDS encoding ADP-ribosylglycohydrolase family protein has product MIAARLLTELGVDADTAIAMVRTARPGASETRAQEEHVRSVQAIPEPSATTSPEAIRGRALGALVGLAVGDALGTTLEFRPRDSYEPLTDIVGGGPFRLAPGQWTDDTAMALAHAESLHANPSLDPADLMARFWSWRRDGTYSCTGSCFDIGATVSAALQRWRRTRNPLVGSADPMSAGNGALMRLAPVALRWWHDLPSFLRLPCGRAQRPMLRLKHLLPRPRSRNSLPTRSEVAHAAPLRTPH; this is encoded by the coding sequence ATGATCGCAGCCCGCCTGCTCACTGAGCTTGGCGTTGACGCCGATACGGCCATCGCGATGGTACGCACGGCGCGCCCGGGCGCGAGCGAGACCCGGGCGCAAGAAGAACACGTGCGCTCGGTGCAAGCCATCCCAGAACCCTCGGCCACCACCTCGCCAGAAGCGATTCGTGGCCGCGCACTCGGGGCCCTAGTCGGGCTGGCGGTGGGAGACGCGCTTGGCACCACGCTGGAGTTCCGCCCCCGTGATAGCTACGAACCGCTTACCGACATCGTCGGCGGCGGCCCCTTCCGCCTGGCTCCCGGGCAGTGGACCGACGACACGGCAATGGCCCTCGCGCATGCCGAAAGCCTCCACGCTAATCCTAGCCTCGACCCGGCTGACCTCATGGCGCGTTTCTGGTCATGGCGGCGTGACGGCACTTATTCGTGTACCGGTTCCTGTTTCGACATAGGCGCCACCGTATCAGCCGCGCTGCAGCGGTGGCGCCGCACCCGAAACCCCCTGGTCGGCTCCGCCGACCCGATGAGCGCAGGGAACGGCGCGCTCATGCGGCTCGCGCCAGTAGCGCTGCGATGGTGGCATGACCTGCCAAGCTTTCTGAGGTTGCCCTGCGGCAGAGCGCAACGACCCATGCTGCGCCTTAAGCACTTGCTGCCTCGGCCGCGTTCGCGGAACTCCTTGCCGACGCGATCAGAGGTCGCCCACGCAGCGCCTCTTCGCACCCCGCACTAA
- the cysN gene encoding sulfate adenylyltransferase subunit CysN, whose translation MSEPIYQTDALIAEDIEAYLDQHRNKTMLRFITCGSVDDGKSTLIGRLLYDSKMIFEDQLAALESDSKRVGTQGQEIDFALLVDGLAAEREQGITIDVAYRFFGTEKRKFIVADCPGHEQYTRNMVTGASTADLAVILVDARKGVLVQTRRHSYLCHLIGIRNVVLAVNKMDLVDYSQEVFDKIVADYSAFASSIGIESFTAIPISGFRGDNITLAPSANTPWYAGPSLVDHLETVELRTAADAEKPFRLPVQWVNRPNLDFRGFAGLVATGRIAPGDPVRVLPSGKTTSVERIVTLEGDLGEAVAGQSVTLTFADEIDCSRGNVIAAAGDPPEVADQFEATVVWMADDAMHVGRGYWLKLATQTVSATVAQPKYEIDVNSLEHLAAKTLELNQIGVVELTTDKPIVFENYAQSRALGGFILIDKLTNATVAAGMLHFSLRRSQNVHWQPTDIGRDHHAALKNQTPKVLWFTGLSGSGKSTIANEVEKRLALMNRHTFLLDGDNVRHGLNKDLGFTETDRIENIRRVGEVARLMADAGLIVLTAFISPFRAEREMVRAMLPAGEFVEIFVDTPLEVAEARDVKGLYKKARAGELKNFTGIDSPYEPPENPDIVVDTVTMTAQEAAQHIVDRLLPLK comes from the coding sequence ATGAGCGAGCCGATCTACCAGACCGATGCGCTCATCGCCGAGGACATCGAGGCCTATCTCGACCAGCATCGCAACAAGACGATGCTGCGCTTCATCACCTGCGGCAGCGTCGATGACGGCAAGTCCACCCTCATCGGGCGCCTGCTCTACGACAGCAAGATGATTTTCGAGGACCAGCTGGCCGCGCTCGAAAGCGACAGCAAGCGGGTCGGCACGCAGGGGCAAGAAATCGACTTCGCGCTGCTGGTGGATGGTCTTGCTGCCGAACGCGAGCAAGGCATCACGATCGACGTCGCCTATCGCTTCTTCGGAACCGAGAAACGCAAGTTCATCGTCGCGGACTGCCCGGGGCATGAACAGTACACCCGCAACATGGTCACCGGTGCCAGCACCGCCGACCTCGCGGTGATCCTCGTCGATGCACGCAAGGGCGTGCTCGTCCAGACCCGCCGCCACAGCTACCTTTGCCACCTGATCGGCATCCGCAACGTGGTCCTCGCGGTCAACAAGATGGACCTCGTCGATTACTCGCAGGAGGTATTCGACAAGATCGTGGCGGACTACTCGGCTTTCGCGTCGAGCATCGGCATCGAGAGCTTCACAGCGATTCCCATTTCCGGGTTCCGGGGCGACAACATCACGCTCGCACCGAGCGCGAACACGCCTTGGTACGCGGGGCCGAGCCTGGTCGATCATCTCGAGACGGTCGAATTGCGCACCGCGGCCGACGCCGAAAAGCCGTTCCGCCTCCCGGTCCAATGGGTCAACCGTCCCAACCTGGACTTCCGGGGGTTCGCAGGACTGGTCGCGACCGGCCGCATCGCGCCAGGAGATCCGGTGCGCGTGCTGCCTTCCGGCAAGACCACCTCGGTGGAGCGGATCGTCACGCTGGAGGGCGACCTCGGCGAAGCCGTCGCCGGACAATCGGTGACGCTGACTTTCGCGGACGAGATCGACTGCAGCCGCGGCAACGTCATCGCTGCAGCCGGCGACCCGCCCGAGGTTGCCGACCAGTTCGAAGCGACGGTGGTGTGGATGGCAGACGATGCCATGCACGTTGGCCGCGGATACTGGCTCAAGCTTGCTACGCAGACCGTTTCGGCCACCGTCGCGCAGCCGAAATACGAGATCGACGTCAACAGCCTCGAGCACCTCGCTGCCAAGACGCTGGAGTTGAACCAGATCGGCGTGGTAGAGTTGACCACCGACAAGCCGATCGTGTTCGAAAACTACGCCCAGAGCCGCGCGCTGGGCGGGTTCATTCTGATCGACAAGCTGACCAACGCCACTGTCGCAGCCGGGATGCTGCACTTTAGCCTGCGCCGCAGCCAGAACGTCCACTGGCAGCCGACCGACATTGGCCGCGACCACCACGCGGCGCTCAAGAACCAGACGCCGAAGGTGCTGTGGTTCACCGGCCTTTCGGGATCGGGCAAGTCAACCATCGCCAACGAGGTCGAGAAGCGTCTCGCGCTGATGAACCGGCACACCTTCCTGCTCGATGGCGACAACGTTCGCCACGGGCTCAACAAGGATTTGGGCTTTACCGAGACCGACCGGATCGAGAACATCCGCCGCGTGGGCGAAGTGGCGCGGCTGATGGCGGATGCCGGCCTGATCGTGCTCACCGCCTTCATCAGTCCGTTCCGGGCGGAGCGCGAGATGGTCCGCGCCATGTTGCCTGCGGGCGAGTTCGTCGAAATCTTCGTCGATACCCCTCTCGAAGTCGCCGAGGCACGTGACGTGAAGGGTCTCTACAAGAAGGCCCGCGCCGGTGAGCTCAAGAACTTCACCGGCATCGACAGTCCTTACGAACCGCCGGAAAACCCGGACATCGTGGTCGACACCGTAACAATGACGGCCCAGGAAGCTGCGCAACACATCGTCGACAGGCTGCTGCCGCTCAAATGA
- a CDS encoding YqaJ viral recombinase family protein: MTSTAVPTAKKAPRRRAPALPPPPAQPAWLPGTPAEVQPAPSLPSPALPQAARFLAPAWPSLEGLGLSPAARAARARFIGGSDANVIFLGSDERVLRLWREKRGEEAPEDLSGNLAVMLGSWSEAFNRQWYERATGMRVTRVSDQVTCPLHGWRGVTLDGYLDHEGAVWEAKHTNAFTKSDEALARYMPQLQHAMAVTGSQCAVLSVIFGNAKWEVFEVAADWLYQEDLLEAEQAFWRWVETGEAPSTLPPPPVPKPVGVREVCLEGSNAWAAAAADWLSHREAARSHQAAATTIKALVEPDVARAFGHGIEAKRSKAGALTIKELQA; encoded by the coding sequence ATGACCAGCACGGCCGTGCCCACCGCGAAGAAGGCACCGCGGCGGCGTGCGCCCGCCCTTCCCCCGCCGCCCGCGCAACCCGCATGGCTACCTGGGACGCCCGCAGAGGTGCAGCCAGCTCCTAGCCTTCCCTCGCCTGCCTTACCTCAAGCTGCCCGCTTCCTTGCACCGGCATGGCCATCCCTCGAGGGTCTCGGCCTTTCGCCCGCAGCCCGCGCAGCGCGGGCCCGGTTCATAGGTGGCAGCGACGCGAATGTAATCTTTTTGGGCTCGGACGAGCGCGTGCTGCGCCTATGGCGCGAAAAGCGCGGGGAAGAGGCGCCTGAAGACCTCTCGGGCAACCTCGCGGTTATGCTTGGCAGCTGGAGCGAGGCGTTTAACCGACAGTGGTATGAGCGTGCCACCGGGATGCGCGTGACCCGGGTGAGCGACCAGGTTACCTGCCCGCTGCATGGTTGGCGCGGGGTGACCCTCGACGGCTACCTCGACCATGAGGGCGCGGTGTGGGAAGCCAAGCACACCAACGCCTTTACCAAGTCCGACGAGGCCCTCGCCCGCTACATGCCCCAACTCCAGCACGCCATGGCGGTGACCGGCTCGCAGTGCGCGGTGCTCTCCGTCATCTTCGGCAACGCCAAATGGGAAGTGTTCGAGGTAGCCGCCGACTGGCTTTACCAGGAAGACCTCCTGGAAGCCGAGCAGGCCTTCTGGCGCTGGGTTGAAACCGGTGAGGCCCCGTCCACCCTACCCCCGCCCCCGGTGCCGAAACCGGTCGGGGTGCGAGAAGTTTGCCTGGAAGGCAGCAACGCGTGGGCCGCAGCTGCAGCGGACTGGCTCTCGCACAGGGAGGCAGCCCGCAGTCACCAGGCGGCCGCGACAACGATAAAGGCCTTGGTCGAACCCGACGTCGCCCGCGCTTTCGGGCACGGGATCGAGGCGAAGCGCAGCAAGGCCGGCGCGCTCACCATTAAGGAGCTACAAGCGTGA
- the fabI gene encoding enoyl-ACP reductase FabI has protein sequence MSGLMAGKRGLIMGLANDKSLAWGIARKLSEHGAELAFSYQGDALGKRVIPLAAQLGSDFCFDCDVSDMTALDAAFGRLKERWHSLDFVVHAIGFSDKNELRGKYLDTSLDNFLMTMNISAYSLVAVAQRAAAMMSPGGSIVTLSYYGAEKVVPHYNVMGVAKAALETSVKYLANDLGPDGIRVNALSAGPIKTLAASGIGDFRYILKWNELNSPLRRNVTTDDVGGAALYLLSNLASGVTGEVHHVDAGYHTVGMKQEDAPDIALD, from the coding sequence ATGAGCGGTCTCATGGCAGGCAAGCGCGGGCTGATCATGGGGCTTGCCAACGACAAGTCCCTTGCCTGGGGCATCGCCCGCAAGCTTTCAGAGCACGGCGCAGAGCTGGCCTTTTCCTATCAGGGGGATGCATTGGGCAAGCGGGTGATCCCGCTCGCAGCGCAGCTCGGCAGTGACTTCTGCTTCGACTGCGACGTTTCCGACATGACGGCGCTCGACGCGGCTTTCGGCCGCCTGAAAGAACGCTGGCACAGCCTGGACTTCGTCGTCCACGCGATCGGATTCTCGGACAAGAACGAGCTGCGCGGCAAATACCTGGACACCAGCCTCGACAATTTCCTCATGACGATGAACATCAGCGCCTACAGCCTGGTCGCCGTCGCGCAGCGCGCCGCGGCCATGATGAGCCCCGGCGGAAGCATCGTGACCTTGAGCTATTACGGGGCCGAGAAGGTGGTCCCTCACTACAATGTAATGGGGGTGGCCAAGGCCGCGCTCGAAACGAGCGTGAAGTATCTCGCCAACGATCTCGGTCCCGACGGTATCCGGGTGAACGCGCTGAGCGCGGGGCCGATCAAGACGCTCGCGGCCAGCGGGATCGGCGACTTCCGCTACATCCTCAAGTGGAACGAGCTCAATTCCCCGCTGCGCCGCAACGTGACGACCGACGATGTCGGCGGCGCCGCGCTGTACCTACTGTCGAATCTCGCCAGCGGGGTGACCGGAGAGGTGCACCACGTCGACGCGGGATATCACACCGTCGGCATGAAGCAGGAAGACGCGCCCGATATCGCGCTGGATTGA
- the cysD gene encoding sulfate adenylyltransferase subunit CysD — translation MTAQLTHLQRLEAEAIHIMREVVAEAERPVMLYSVGKDSAVMLHLARKAFYPSPPPFPLLHVDTTWKFRAMYELRDRMADDSGMQLLVWQNREAAERGINPFDHGPLHTDMWKTEGLKQALDHYGFDAAFGGARRDEEKSRAKERVFSFRTASHGWDPKNQRPELWNLYNARKNKGESIRVFPISNWTELDIWQYIMAEGIEIVPLYFAAPRPTFVHDGLLLMADDVERLERVLGYRPEITERSVRFRTLGCFPLTGAVESEAASLSEVVQETLLTTTSERQGRAIDKDAGGAGMEVKKQQGYF, via the coding sequence ATGACAGCGCAGCTTACGCACCTCCAGCGGCTCGAGGCCGAGGCGATCCACATCATGCGCGAGGTCGTCGCCGAGGCGGAGCGGCCGGTCATGCTCTATTCGGTGGGCAAGGACAGCGCGGTCATGCTGCACCTCGCGCGCAAGGCATTCTACCCGTCGCCGCCGCCCTTCCCGCTGCTTCATGTCGATACGACCTGGAAGTTCCGCGCGATGTATGAGTTGCGTGACCGGATGGCAGACGATTCCGGCATGCAACTGCTGGTCTGGCAGAACCGGGAAGCGGCTGAGCGCGGCATAAACCCGTTCGATCACGGTCCGCTGCACACCGACATGTGGAAGACCGAAGGGCTGAAGCAGGCGCTCGACCATTACGGCTTTGACGCTGCGTTCGGTGGCGCCCGGCGCGACGAGGAAAAGAGCCGTGCCAAGGAGCGGGTTTTCTCGTTTCGCACGGCCAGTCACGGCTGGGATCCCAAAAACCAGCGGCCCGAGCTGTGGAACCTCTACAACGCCCGAAAGAACAAGGGCGAGAGCATCCGCGTCTTCCCCATCAGCAACTGGACCGAGCTCGACATCTGGCAGTACATCATGGCCGAGGGGATCGAGATCGTACCGCTCTATTTCGCCGCGCCGCGTCCAACGTTCGTGCATGACGGGCTGCTGCTGATGGCGGACGACGTCGAGCGGCTCGAGCGCGTGCTCGGTTACCGGCCCGAGATCACCGAGCGCTCGGTCCGCTTCCGCACGCTGGGCTGTTTCCCGCTCACCGGAGCGGTCGAGAGCGAGGCGGCGAGCCTGAGCGAAGTCGTCCAGGAAACGCTGCTCACCACCACATCCGAACGGCAGGGCCGCGCGATCGACAAGGACGCCGGGGGCGCGGGCATGGAAGTCAAGAAGCAGCAGGGATACTTCTGA
- a CDS encoding YihY/virulence factor BrkB family protein, with protein MSEEILPLPQEREIHTLSPEERRQDALRHRAGFRSRVLSEVGPGTRAFEIAKRVAVGAYNDGFIHAGNLAYMTILAIFPFFILGAAIFSIIGEEGERAASINAILYALPPLVANVIEPVARSVVEERSGLFLWLGGLVGLWTVSSLIETIRDILRRAYGTRATHAFWKYRLFSAGVIFGAVVLLMISLLAQVVIGTAQEVIDAYLPALSHAVGELRLTRIVPAFGLFGSLYLLFYTLTPKTYRSRRYPKWPGALATALWWIAVTVALPPAIRSFFSYDATYGSLAGIMIALFFFYLVGLGMVIGAELNAALAETPEEAENRIGQADDRARATARELERMQREGIG; from the coding sequence ATGAGCGAAGAAATCCTGCCCCTTCCCCAGGAACGCGAGATCCACACGCTCTCTCCGGAAGAGCGGCGGCAGGACGCGCTTCGCCACCGGGCAGGCTTTCGCAGCCGGGTGCTGAGCGAAGTGGGTCCGGGCACGCGGGCGTTCGAGATTGCCAAGCGGGTTGCGGTCGGCGCCTATAACGACGGCTTCATCCACGCCGGCAACCTTGCCTACATGACTATCCTGGCGATCTTTCCGTTCTTCATTCTGGGCGCCGCGATCTTCTCGATCATCGGCGAGGAGGGCGAGCGGGCCGCCAGCATCAACGCGATCCTCTACGCGCTACCCCCTCTGGTGGCGAACGTCATCGAGCCGGTCGCCCGAAGCGTTGTCGAGGAGCGCAGCGGGCTATTCCTCTGGCTGGGCGGTCTCGTGGGCCTGTGGACCGTGTCGAGCCTGATCGAGACGATCCGCGACATCCTTCGGCGGGCCTACGGCACCCGCGCCACTCACGCCTTCTGGAAGTATCGCCTGTTTTCGGCCGGGGTGATCTTTGGCGCGGTGGTACTGCTGATGATCAGCCTACTCGCGCAAGTGGTCATCGGCACCGCCCAGGAAGTTATCGACGCCTACTTGCCTGCACTCAGCCATGCGGTTGGCGAACTGCGCCTGACGCGGATCGTGCCAGCGTTCGGATTGTTCGGCTCGCTCTACCTGCTGTTCTACACTCTGACGCCGAAGACCTATCGAAGCCGCCGCTATCCCAAGTGGCCCGGTGCGCTGGCGACGGCGCTGTGGTGGATTGCCGTCACCGTCGCCCTTCCGCCCGCCATCCGCAGCTTCTTCAGCTACGACGCCACCTATGGCAGCCTCGCTGGCATCATGATCGCGCTTTTCTTTTTCTATCTCGTGGGCTTAGGGATGGTCATCGGGGCCGAACTGAACGCGGCGCTGGCGGAAACGCCCGAAGAAGCGGAGAACCGCATCGGCCAGGCCGACGACCGTGCCAGAGCGACCGCGCGTGAACTTGAACGAATGCAGAGGGAAGGTATCGGATGA
- a CDS encoding DnaJ C-terminal domain-containing protein — MADPYTTLGIARSASEKEIKSAYRKLAKELHPDRNADNPKAAERFSEVTRAYDLLSDKDKRAQFDRGEIDADGNPANPFAGMGGGFGGGGGRGFRPEDLQGMGGAEGVDLGDLFEGLFGGGGARSARSSPFGQSGGFGGGFGGQQQRRPPPPRKGADIAYRLRISFIDAARRADQRITLADGKTIDLKLPAGVEDGTQMRLKGKGEQGPGGAGDGIVTISIDSHPFFRREGDNVRLDLPITLDEAVSGGKVKVPTVDGPVMLTIKPGSGSGTTMRLGGKGFSKKDGQRGDQLVTLEIDLPEDVTELAKRLEGWQDTRNPRSRLGV; from the coding sequence ATGGCTGATCCCTATACGACCCTGGGCATAGCGCGCAGCGCGAGCGAAAAAGAGATCAAGAGCGCTTATCGCAAGCTGGCCAAGGAGCTGCACCCGGATCGCAACGCGGACAATCCCAAGGCCGCCGAGCGCTTTTCCGAAGTGACCCGCGCCTACGATCTCCTGTCGGACAAGGACAAGCGCGCCCAGTTCGACCGGGGCGAGATCGATGCCGACGGCAACCCCGCCAACCCTTTCGCCGGGATGGGCGGCGGTTTCGGTGGCGGTGGCGGGAGAGGTTTCCGCCCCGAAGATCTGCAGGGCATGGGCGGGGCCGAAGGAGTCGACCTTGGCGACCTGTTCGAAGGACTGTTCGGCGGCGGCGGCGCGCGTTCGGCGCGTTCGAGCCCGTTCGGCCAAAGCGGCGGTTTCGGCGGCGGCTTCGGCGGTCAGCAGCAGCGTCGCCCTCCCCCGCCGCGCAAGGGCGCCGACATCGCCTATCGCCTGCGCATCTCCTTCATCGACGCCGCGCGGCGAGCGGACCAGCGCATCACGCTCGCCGACGGCAAGACGATCGATCTCAAGCTTCCCGCAGGCGTCGAGGACGGGACGCAAATGCGCCTCAAGGGCAAGGGTGAGCAGGGCCCCGGCGGCGCGGGTGATGGGATCGTGACGATATCGATCGACAGCCATCCCTTCTTCCGCCGTGAAGGCGACAACGTGCGGCTCGATCTGCCGATCACGCTCGACGAGGCGGTAAGCGGGGGCAAAGTGAAGGTACCGACGGTCGACGGCCCGGTCATGCTGACGATCAAGCCCGGTTCGGGAAGCGGCACGACGATGCGCCTTGGCGGGAAAGGCTTTTCGAAGAAGGACGGCCAGCGCGGCGACCAACTGGTGACGCTCGAGATCGATCTTCCCGAGGACGTTACGGAACTGGCCAAGCGGCTTGAGGGTTGGCAGGACACGCGAAACCCGCGCAGCCGGCTCGGGGTCTGA
- a CDS encoding ADP-ribosylglycohydrolase family protein, producing the protein MKGSWRTKPRLQLRASGYVAHSLEAALWATARTTSFREAVLLAANLGEDADTTAAITGQLAGALYGLGAIPAPWLERLASRTKIIETGEALLDASLGRPHSHFG; encoded by the coding sequence ATGAAAGGGTCATGGCGCACCAAGCCGCGCCTCCAGCTGCGCGCATCGGGTTACGTCGCCCACTCGCTCGAGGCGGCGCTCTGGGCGACCGCCCGCACGACTTCATTCCGCGAGGCCGTCCTCCTTGCGGCTAACCTGGGCGAGGACGCCGACACCACCGCGGCGATCACCGGTCAGCTTGCAGGCGCCTTGTACGGGCTTGGAGCCATCCCCGCGCCCTGGCTCGAGCGCCTCGCCTCGCGCACGAAGATCATCGAAACCGGCGAGGCGCTGCTGGATGCTAGCCTTGGTCGACCACACAGCCATTTTGGATGA
- a CDS encoding sulfite exporter TauE/SafE family protein, with amino-acid sequence MNVRSRFYQFHHALAGLLVGFLVGLTGVGGGSLMTPLLVLVFHVKVQTAVGTDLLFAAVTKVVGAGVHQGHGAVDWRIVRCLASGSMPSAFLTLIALNTFVHMSPGANDLILIALGILLVVTSIGLLFQRRLLTLGAAHAFVHSKTLAPTVGLGALLGVVVTVTSVGAGAVGATILLLIYRRIPVARIVGTDIAHAVPLALLAGAGHWLIGSVDIKLLSALLMGSIPGVIFGSLLSSRSPDRLVQTALAALLAVSGLRLLLP; translated from the coding sequence GTGAATGTACGCTCTCGATTTTATCAATTTCACCACGCCTTAGCGGGCCTTCTCGTAGGCTTTTTGGTGGGCCTAACCGGGGTTGGGGGAGGCTCGTTGATGACTCCGCTACTAGTGCTGGTGTTTCATGTTAAGGTTCAGACCGCTGTCGGCACCGACTTGCTATTTGCCGCAGTCACCAAGGTCGTAGGGGCCGGAGTCCATCAAGGTCATGGGGCGGTCGACTGGCGGATCGTTCGATGTCTAGCGTCGGGCAGCATGCCGTCGGCATTCTTAACTCTGATCGCGCTCAACACGTTCGTTCACATGAGCCCTGGGGCGAATGACTTAATCTTGATCGCGTTAGGCATCTTGCTGGTAGTGACATCCATTGGTCTCCTCTTTCAACGGCGGCTGCTGACATTAGGTGCGGCCCATGCCTTCGTGCACAGCAAGACTCTGGCGCCAACCGTTGGTCTCGGCGCATTGCTCGGTGTGGTGGTTACCGTCACATCAGTCGGCGCAGGAGCGGTCGGTGCGACGATCCTGCTGCTCATCTATCGGCGCATACCCGTTGCACGGATCGTGGGCACTGACATCGCGCACGCGGTTCCATTAGCGTTGCTGGCAGGAGCCGGGCACTGGCTCATCGGCAGCGTAGACATCAAGCTCCTGAGCGCTCTTCTGATGGGTTCGATTCCTGGGGTGATTTTTGGGAGCCTCTTATCTTCGCGTTCACCAGATCGCCTAGTGCAGACTGCGCTTGCTGCGCTCCTTGCAGTCTCCGGCCTTCGCCTGCTGCTGCCTTGA
- a CDS encoding DUF968 domain-containing protein: MASVRLPARIKRPRNRLPRRSCPAHCAWVRRHRCCVPGCKNLPTECAHVRSGTDGGTGLKPSDRWTISLCRAHHAEQHRIGEAAFEACYTIDLKAVAERFAQASPHWLKLEAPGEPI; encoded by the coding sequence ATGGCTAGTGTCCGCCTCCCTGCGCGCATCAAGCGCCCCCGCAATCGTCTGCCGCGCCGTTCCTGTCCTGCGCACTGCGCTTGGGTACGGCGCCACCGTTGCTGCGTGCCGGGCTGCAAAAACTTGCCCACCGAGTGTGCCCACGTGCGTTCAGGCACCGATGGGGGCACCGGGCTCAAGCCTTCCGACCGGTGGACGATCAGCCTGTGCCGAGCCCATCACGCCGAGCAGCACCGGATTGGCGAAGCTGCATTTGAAGCGTGCTATACGATTGACCTCAAGGCAGTCGCAGAGCGTTTCGCGCAAGCGTCGCCCCATTGGCTCAAACTCGAGGCGCCTGGAGAGCCAATATGA
- a CDS encoding 3'(2'),5'-bisphosphate nucleotidase CysQ: protein MNDHELAAHLASEAGRILLEVRESGKHHGKDLGRAGDAEANALLVAALRELRPDDGLLSEEEKDSPMRLGKPRTWIVDPLDGTREYGEGRSDWAVHVALAVEGQPAIGAVALPALREVLRTDRPSSMPPAVATPRMVVSRTRPAREAELVAEALGAELVPMGSAGAKAMAVVRGEAEIYLHTGGQYEWDSCAPAAVALAHGFHASRIDGSPLLYNQADAYMPDLLVCRPELAERALATIAQDALMVCRSAGS, encoded by the coding sequence ATGAACGATCACGAACTGGCCGCCCACCTCGCGTCCGAAGCCGGGCGCATCCTTCTCGAGGTACGTGAGAGCGGCAAGCATCACGGCAAGGACCTCGGCCGTGCAGGCGATGCCGAAGCGAACGCGCTGCTGGTCGCGGCACTTCGCGAATTGCGGCCCGACGACGGATTGTTGTCGGAGGAGGAGAAAGACAGCCCGATGCGCCTCGGCAAGCCGCGCACGTGGATCGTCGATCCGCTCGACGGTACGCGCGAATATGGAGAGGGCCGGAGCGATTGGGCGGTCCACGTCGCCCTGGCAGTGGAAGGACAGCCTGCGATCGGTGCGGTCGCCCTGCCAGCGCTGCGCGAAGTCCTGCGCACCGATCGCCCCTCTTCAATGCCACCCGCAGTCGCGACGCCGCGCATGGTAGTCAGCCGCACCCGCCCCGCGCGCGAGGCGGAACTGGTGGCTGAAGCACTGGGCGCCGAACTGGTGCCGATGGGGAGCGCCGGGGCCAAGGCCATGGCCGTGGTGCGGGGCGAGGCCGAGATCTACCTCCACACCGGCGGGCAATACGAGTGGGACAGCTGCGCGCCCGCCGCGGTGGCCCTGGCGCACGGTTTCCACGCGTCGCGCATCGATGGCAGCCCGCTGCTCTACAACCAGGCCGATGCTTACATGCCGGATCTGCTGGTCTGCCGCCCCGAGCTGGCCGAGCGCGCTCTGGCAACGATTGCACAAGATGCTTTGATGGTCTGTCGCAGCGCTGGCAGCTAG
- a CDS encoding ERF family protein: MAVSLKVAFDLVCADDGSCHTIEAYGEALDAGDKGTPKAMQSAYKYAVLQAFCVPAVQHEDADSNSFRIARATSSTGSPDAVA; the protein is encoded by the coding sequence GTGGCGGTAAGCCTGAAGGTCGCGTTTGACCTCGTGTGCGCCGACGACGGCTCGTGCCACACGATCGAGGCCTATGGCGAAGCGCTCGATGCGGGGGACAAGGGCACGCCGAAGGCAATGCAATCAGCCTACAAGTACGCTGTGCTACAGGCATTCTGCGTGCCGGCGGTCCAGCACGAGGATGCCGATTCAAACTCGTTCCGGATCGCAAGGGCAACTAGCTCAACCGGTTCTCCTGACGCAGTTGCGTAG